In a genomic window of Ranitomeya imitator isolate aRanImi1 chromosome 5, aRanImi1.pri, whole genome shotgun sequence:
- the LOC138638605 gene encoding ribonuclease H1-like — MFKISTGILSSAHLLCTALSRAQSSVARMFYAVRKGRSPGVYKTWAECKEQVDRFPAARYKKFASEEEAWKFVGDNPKVSSSLTESNSKDPSSSNVKPSYSSKRPLPCTISTESSAPKRTKLIDINSLPPLPGQSFSQMGDSTVVYTDGCCSCNGRLKARAGIGVYWGPNHPLNVAERLEGRQTNQRAEIQAACKALEQAKSQNITKLVLYTDSMHTINGITKWIHSWKLNDWKMSTGKEVINRRDFEKLDGLTQGLDVKWMHVPGHAGFGGNEEADKLAREGALKPALDTGDL; from the exons ATGTTCAAGATCTCGACAGGCATCTTATCTTCAGCTCATCTGCTGTGTACGGCGTTATCTCGTGCCCAGAGTTCAGTCGCCAGAATGTTTTATGCTGTGCGGAAAGGACGCAGTCCCGGAGTCTACAAGACCTG GGCAGAATGTAAAGAACAAGTAGATCGGTTTCCAGCGGCAAGGTACAAGAAGTTTGCTTCAGAGGAAGAGGCCTGGAAATTTGTAGGGGATAACCCAAAAGTTTCCTCAAGTCTTACAGAAA GTAATTCAAAAGACCCAAGTTCTTCAAATGTAAAGCCTTCATACAGTAGCAAAAGACCACTTCCATGTACAATATCTACAGAGTCCTCGGCTCCTAAGCGAACCAAGCTCATAGACATCAACTCGCTGCCGCCGTTAcctgggcaatccttcagccagatGG GAGATTCCACAGTTGTGTACACCGATGGTTGTTGCTCCTGTAATGGAAGATTAAAAGCACGAGCTGGGATTGGCGTTTATTGGGGTCCAAACCATCCATT GAATGTGGCAGAAAGACTTGAAGGAAGGCAGACTAATCAGCGAGCTGAAATACAG GCCGCTTGTAAAGCATTAGAACAAGCCAAAAGTCAGAATATCACCAAACTCGTCCTATACACAGACAGTATGCACACAATAAATG GTATCACTAAGTGGATCCATTCCTGGAAGCTGAATGATTGGAAGATGAGCACGGGGAAAGAGGTGATAAATAGGAGAGACTTTGAAAAGCTAGACGGGCTCACGCAGGGGTTGGATGTGAAATGG ATGCACGTTCCCGGCCACGCTGGATTTGGAGGAAATGAAGAAGCTGATAAACTGGCCAGAGAAGGAGCGCTGAAGCCCGCACTAGACACCGGTGACTTGTAA